CCCAAAATACTCACGGACAACGCAAATCCCTTCAATTTCAGGCTGATTCGTCGTCGAAACTCCTTGTACCATTCGCGAAAAAGCGTTTCGTCGAGCGCCGGGCTCGAAATTGGCTTGTAATGATAGACAATGTCGCGTTGAAACTTGAACGGCGACTTGATCACGCAGAGTGCCATCaactaaaatgcaaaaaatctcACTCagattatcatttattattaaaatagctTCATACAGCTGCTCACGTATACGGCAATTGATTAAATAACAAGCATTTAATAGCATGGACCAACCAATTTCGctacataatttttcatttacctTCAATGATCGCTCTTTGAGACTCTGTCCCATCAAACAGCGCAGTTGTTGCAGCAAACAGTTCACTTTTCGCATGTTGTTCATCGTTAATGGCAAATAAAAATCGTCGAAATACACgggaaaacttattttaacattttgttttttaattttttaattttttttgcaattaaacccaatgcaaaattcgaaattttttacttttgtgtcTTGggactgtcaaaaatttcgaattttgcattgggcgttatcactttcatacgactcaaatttttgttgccaTCAAAAAAGGTgaaggaacatttttttcattatttttttcgtattttgtcCTGAAAAACGGTGAGTTGAGGCTCCAAAAAgtgttttaaattgtaaaagaaCGACCAAAGCATCATCGCGATGTGTTAGAATCTCGCAAAGCGCATTAAAAATCCCCGAAATAAGACATGACcttagacaaaatttttgtgtgtcgtgTGGATTGCCCAatgtttgtgtaatttttgtgttaatgaaaccaaaatattattaaatcacTGAATTTCACACGAAggtgaatgaaatttaaacatCGCGCAGCGCATTTCGACACATTTCGCCCGTTGTCTCGCTTCTTgtgcaatgaaaattttcgaaaaaatactttgagaTCGACACCATTTTCCCCGATTCGAGTTGTTGTTTGGCAACCACATAACAAATATATTGactaaatttcacttttctcgTTGCAGTTAACCAATgtgctgaaaaaattaattgcttgAATTTGGACAACAAAATAATGGCATGTGCTGCAAATATTGAACAATCACAAACGAATCAGACTACGCCACAACTTGTTCCGAGATCCATGCAACGAGCTGTTGTCGTCGATGGAGGCGTTGGAGCACGAGTAATTAGAGGACCTGATTGGAAATGGGGGAAacaggtaagatttttaatgaaaaatatttaattttgagtaaatttcattttttcttgattttaagattttttataaaaaaattaaattaaaataattatttttttatttaaactgaatttttattttcgaatgaaaaaaataaaaaaaaataaattaaaattttacctttctaattttttcttacattttattattattttattattaaacattagttaatttaaattaaaaattattcatattttttatatttttattatttttttattttttcaatacattgattaattaattaaaaatatttaataatctattaaaaaaaattctaaaataattaattgaaaaaaaaatatgaatcatatttaatttttcgttaaattaagaatgttttcaatttaatttttttttttaatgaaaaatataaaaatatttttttaataaaaaacatgaaattttctttgaaagttactgaaattaggtaatttgtttttatttttaattttttttttcaattttttaaatttagagcttttaatattaaattttaataaagggccttttaagtttttttttcattttaattatttttttaatgaaaaaaaaataaaatatatatatataaattttcgcttttttaatatattttatatatcatTAGTtggtttttcttaaaatttttaaaaattaaaatttctcaaattttttattatttttttttaaattttttcacataataaatatttttagataattttaaataattaaaataagttatttttttttaaatttttcatttcaaaagcgaaaaattaataaattaaaaaataaaaataatttaataataaaagttttgaaataattaattaaattttttttttttaaatttatttttattttattttttctatgaaaataagaacaataaaaaaaattaaatttaaattttttaataaaatctatttttcataaaaaatattttttttaataaaaaaaaattctttaaaaattgtaaaattataaaaattttaatttttttaaatttaatttattatttactatttctttaatttttttaatcaaaaaattttttttttttaaatttttatcaaatattttttttttattaaaaatttatcgaaaacaaattaacttactttatttttaattttctcttttaggATGGCGGCGACGGGCATGTCGGAACAGTTCGAAGTTTCGAATCTGCTGAAGAAGTTGTCGTTGTATGGGACAATGGCACAGCTGCAAATTATCGTTGTTCAGGCGCTTATGATCTTCGTGTCTTAGATAGTGCTCCAACGGGCACCAAACACGACGGAACAATGTGTGACACATGCCGCCAACAACCAATTTTCGGAATTCGTTGGAAATGCGCGGAATGTAGCAACTACGATCTGTGCAGCGTTTGTTATCACGGCGACAAACACCATTTACGCCATCGTTTCTACCGCATGACAATGCCCGCTGGCGAACGTACGATGCTTGAACCGCGTcgcaagagcaaaaaaatcgcCGTTCGCGGAATTTTTCCGGGAGCTCGTGTCGTACGTGGCGTCGACTGGCAATGGGAGGATCAAGATGGCGGCAATGGACGACGTGGCAAAGTCAATGAAATACAAGATTGGAGTGCCGCGTCGCCCCGAAGTGCGGCATATGTCGTTTGGGATAATGGCGCAAAGAATTTATATCGCGTCGGATATCAAGGAATGGCAGATTTGAAAGTTGTGAATGATGCGAAAGGCACGACAGTGTATCGGGATCATCTGCCGTTGTTGGGAGAAAATTCCGCAGGCAAGGGATCGTACGGGTTTCAAATTGGGGATCAAGTAGCGGTTAATTTGGAAATTGATGTCGTGCAATCGTTGCAACATGGGCACGGGGGATGGACTGATGGCATGTACGAGTGTTTGTCGAATATCGGAACTGTCGTGGGAATTGACGAAGATCATGATATCGTCGTAGCATATCCGAGTGCGAATCGATGGACTTTTAATCCGAATGCTTTGACGAAAATTTCGAGTCCTTCAAGCACAAATACCGATGCGACGGGACAACAATTCGCCGTTGgagattttgtgaaaatttgcaGCGATATCGAACGGATTAAGATTCTTCAACGAGGGCATGGCGAATGGGCGGAAGCTATGGTGCCTACTTTGGGTAAAGTTGGGCGTGTGCAACAAGTTTATCACGATAACGACTTGAAAATTGAGGTTTGCAACACATCTTGGACTTATAATCCGCTTGCGGTGACAAAAGTTGCTTCTTCGAGTGATGGTTCAGTTGCTGTCACTTCCAACGGAGAACGTTTATCggcaattttgaagaaattattcgAGCCTCATGTCTCGGGAGACATCACAGAAGAACTTGTCAAGGCAGCTGCGAATGGCGACGCGACAAAATGCGAAGAATTTCTTTCCGGATGTGCTCCAAATGGTCAAACAACGTCTCCAGCTGACGTAAATGGCGTTTTTGCGGGTCATACAGCACTTCAAGCAGCCAGTCAAAACGGGCATTTGGAGGTTATTCAATGCTTATTGCGTCACAATGCTGATGTCGAAATCGAAGACAAAGACGGCGATCGAGCCGTGCATCATGCAGCATTCGGCGACGAACCACGTGTCATCGAACTACTCTCAAAAGCGAGTGCTGACCTCAATGCGCGCAATAAACGACGTCAAACCGCCTTACATATCGCCATCAACAAAGGTCACTTGAATATCGTTAAAACCCTTCTCGAGCTCGGATGTCACGCCAGTTTGCAAGATTCCGAAGGCGATACGCCGTTACACGATTCAATTTCCAAAGAGCATGACGACATGCTTGCCCTTCTCTTGGATTACGGCGCCGACATCACATTAACGAACAACAATGGGTTCAATGCGTTGCATCATGCGGCGCTCAAGGGAAATCCGAGTGCGATGAAAATTCTGCTTTCAAAAACGAATCGACATTGGATTGTCGAGGAGAAGAAAGATGATGGATATACGGCTTTGCATTTGGCGGCATTGAATAATCATGTGCAAATTGCTGAGCTGCTTGTGCATATTGGCAAGGCGAATCTCGATCGACAGAATGTTAATCTCCAAACTGCTTTGCATCTCGCCGTTGAACGGCAACACGTGCAAATTGTCAAGTTATTGGTGCGTGAAGgagcaaatttaaatattcccGATAAAGATGGAGATACGCCGCTGCATGAGGCTTTGAGACATCACACGTTGTCACAGTTGAGACAATTGCAGGATAATGAAGGTTTCGGAAAACTTCTCATGGGATTGAGgaatgtaagtattttttgacatttttattttttttttttaattttcgaaatttaaaaatttgtgaaaaaaaaaattcaaaaaacttaagaatttggaaattgaaaattcattaacttaagaatttatgaagaaaaatttcgttaacttaaaaatttgtgaagaaaaatttcaaaaacttaagaattttaaattaaaatttcgttaacttaagaatttgtgaagaaaaaatttaaaaacttaagaattttcaataaaaatttcgttaactTAAGAAtttagaaattgaaaattcattaacttaagaatttgtgaagaaaaatttcaaaaacttaagaatttagaaattgaaaattcattaacttaagaatttatgaagaaaaaatttcaaaaaacttaagaatttttaaactttaagttCGTTAACTTaagaatttgtgaaaaaaaatttcaaaaacttaagaatttggaaataaaaatttcgttaacttaagaatttgtgaagaaaaatttcaaatcaaaaaatttcatttcaattttggaAACGATCAATTcgttaacttaaaaaatatttaagaaaattttcaaaacttaaaatttggtggactattaaaattaaggttttttgaatttaaagagcaaaaatttttttttggtcgaaaatttaacaaattttcaaaatgatcgaatttttattaaaaatttcaataaaaattaatttaaattttattttccttttcagCACACCGACAAAAAAGCATCCGCATCAATTGCTTGTTTCCTCGCCGCAAACGGAGCTGATTTGACGATCAAAAATCGTAAACTCCAAACACCCTTGGATCTTTGCCCGGATCCCAATTTGTGTAAAACTCTCGTGAAATGCTACAACGAACGCAAAACTGATGATATGGAAGGACCAACAGCAGCTTCAACGAGCACGAGCAACACAGGAGCTCACGGAGTGAATGAGAATCAAGGCTTGGATGAATGTCTCTTGTGTTCTGATAACAAGAGAGACAcaattttcaaagtaattatttttacaaaaatttttaaaatatttttttaattaatttttttacttttttagccTTGCGGGCACGTTGTTTGCTGTGATGGATGCGCTCCAAGAGTCAAAAAGTGTTTGTCGTGTCGTGAAACGATTGCTTCTCGTGAAAaggtttgttttgattttctgaaaaaaaactcaaaaaaatttaaaaaatatttttttagattgacGAATGTCTCGTTTGTTCCGACAAACGTGCTTCTGTGTTCTTTAAACCGTGCGGGCATATGGTTGCATGCGAAAGTTGCTCGTCAATCATGAAGAAATGCGTTCAATGTCGCACAAATATCACGGAAATGGTTCCCTTATCGGTTTGTTCGGGCGGACAGGGCACAATTAGTAAACTACAAACAGCACATCACGACGAGGAGAAAAAAGTCTTGGAAATCACGGGATGCAATAATGCGGGACATGGTGTTGCAATGAACAATACGACGACGCCCGTTGCTGCGAATAACA
The sequence above is drawn from the Culicoides brevitarsis isolate CSIRO-B50_1 chromosome 1, AGI_CSIRO_Cbre_v1, whole genome shotgun sequence genome and encodes:
- the LOC134834299 gene encoding E3 ubiquitin-protein ligase mind-bomb — encoded protein: MACAANIEQSQTNQTTPQLVPRSMQRAVVVDGGVGARVIRGPDWKWGKQDGGDGHVGTVRSFESAEEVVVVWDNGTAANYRCSGAYDLRVLDSAPTGTKHDGTMCDTCRQQPIFGIRWKCAECSNYDLCSVCYHGDKHHLRHRFYRMTMPAGERTMLEPRRKSKKIAVRGIFPGARVVRGVDWQWEDQDGGNGRRGKVNEIQDWSAASPRSAAYVVWDNGAKNLYRVGYQGMADLKVVNDAKGTTVYRDHLPLLGENSAGKGSYGFQIGDQVAVNLEIDVVQSLQHGHGGWTDGMYECLSNIGTVVGIDEDHDIVVAYPSANRWTFNPNALTKISSPSSTNTDATGQQFAVGDFVKICSDIERIKILQRGHGEWAEAMVPTLGKVGRVQQVYHDNDLKIEVCNTSWTYNPLAVTKVASSSDGSVAVTSNGERLSAILKKLFEPHVSGDITEELVKAAANGDATKCEEFLSGCAPNGQTTSPADVNGVFAGHTALQAASQNGHLEVIQCLLRHNADVEIEDKDGDRAVHHAAFGDEPRVIELLSKASADLNARNKRRQTALHIAINKGHLNIVKTLLELGCHASLQDSEGDTPLHDSISKEHDDMLALLLDYGADITLTNNNGFNALHHAALKGNPSAMKILLSKTNRHWIVEEKKDDGYTALHLAALNNHVQIAELLVHIGKANLDRQNVNLQTALHLAVERQHVQIVKLLVREGANLNIPDKDGDTPLHEALRHHTLSQLRQLQDNEGFGKLLMGLRNHTDKKASASIACFLAANGADLTIKNRKLQTPLDLCPDPNLCKTLVKCYNERKTDDMEGPTAASTSTSNTGAHGVNENQGLDECLLCSDNKRDTIFKPCGHVVCCDGCAPRVKKCLSCRETIASREKIDECLVCSDKRASVFFKPCGHMVACESCSSIMKKCVQCRTNITEMVPLSVCSGGQGTISKLQTAHHDEEKKVLEITGCNNAGHGVAMNNTTTPVAANNNNVAANTTNEAANVSSTTNAAAGISGVTTNNLNLVNDVQRLQQQLQDIKEQTMCPVCFDRIRNMVFLCGHGTCQMCGDQIEGCPICRKKVEKRILLF